A window from Cryobacterium sp. PAMC25264 encodes these proteins:
- a CDS encoding IS1182 family transposase: MQGRDDGQRQLLDVGVFAGHMLPAGSVFAFLAEHRHELFPDDAFADLFPSGRGRPSTPADVIASVMVLQTLHSLSDRETAEAVTFDLRWKAACGFGLTETSFHPTVLTYWRRRLAASTRPHRIFDAVAEVIAGSGALSGRKRRALDSTILDDAVARQDTVTQLVAQIRRVGREIPGADMIVAGLPGHDYEKPGKPDIAWDDKAARDELVSRLVTDALALLAAIDTTSLTDSQQETVALLALVAGQDVEPAEGSDGSDGRWRIARKVAPDRVISTVDPDARHAHKSREKKQDGFKAHIAIEPDTGLVTAAVLTKASGPKNSDAARGAALVAADTSIGSDTVEVLGDSAYGSGDLLAEVTAAGHVPIIKPMPLSRAVPGGFTIDDFSIDEAKRTVTCPAGNTRPITVKRNVTFGAVCASCPLRAQCTSAVDGRKMVLHPQQQIQREHRARALDPDFQAVYRQHRPMVERSIAWMTRGARRVPYRGVVKNHAWWNNRAAAINLKRLLSLGLTSQNGVWALG; encoded by the coding sequence ATGCAGGGTCGTGATGATGGTCAGCGTCAGTTGTTGGATGTCGGTGTGTTCGCTGGGCACATGTTGCCGGCGGGGTCGGTGTTCGCTTTTCTCGCTGAGCACCGGCACGAGTTGTTCCCGGATGACGCGTTCGCGGACCTGTTTCCGTCGGGTCGTGGCCGGCCCTCGACGCCCGCGGACGTGATCGCATCGGTGATGGTGCTGCAGACCCTGCACTCGTTATCGGACCGGGAAACCGCGGAAGCCGTCACGTTTGATCTGCGGTGGAAAGCGGCCTGCGGGTTCGGGTTGACGGAAACATCGTTCCACCCGACGGTGTTGACGTATTGGCGACGCCGCCTCGCGGCAAGCACCCGCCCGCACCGAATTTTCGACGCCGTCGCCGAGGTTATTGCCGGTTCTGGGGCGTTGTCGGGTCGGAAGCGGCGGGCGTTGGACTCCACGATTTTGGATGACGCGGTCGCCCGCCAGGACACGGTGACGCAGTTGGTCGCGCAGATCCGCCGGGTCGGTCGGGAGATCCCCGGCGCCGACATGATCGTGGCCGGCCTGCCCGGCCATGACTACGAGAAGCCCGGCAAGCCCGACATCGCCTGGGACGACAAGGCGGCCAGGGACGAACTCGTTTCCCGCCTCGTGACCGACGCCCTGGCGTTGCTTGCGGCAATCGACACGACGTCATTGACCGACTCGCAGCAGGAGACGGTCGCGTTGCTCGCCCTCGTCGCGGGCCAGGACGTCGAGCCGGCTGAGGGGTCCGATGGCTCGGATGGGCGGTGGCGGATCGCGCGGAAGGTCGCGCCGGACCGGGTGATCTCGACCGTTGACCCGGACGCCCGCCACGCGCACAAGAGCCGGGAGAAGAAGCAAGACGGTTTCAAAGCCCACATCGCGATCGAGCCCGATACGGGTCTGGTGACCGCGGCCGTGTTGACGAAAGCGTCCGGGCCCAAGAACAGTGACGCGGCCCGCGGCGCGGCCCTGGTGGCCGCTGACACGAGCATCGGCTCGGACACGGTCGAGGTCCTCGGTGATTCTGCCTACGGCAGCGGGGACCTCCTCGCCGAGGTCACCGCGGCCGGGCATGTTCCGATCATCAAACCGATGCCGTTGAGTCGGGCGGTTCCGGGCGGATTCACAATCGATGACTTCAGCATCGACGAAGCTAAGCGCACGGTGACGTGTCCTGCGGGGAACACCCGACCGATCACCGTGAAACGTAATGTCACATTTGGCGCCGTTTGCGCGAGCTGCCCGCTCCGAGCCCAGTGCACGAGCGCCGTCGACGGTCGCAAAATGGTTTTGCATCCGCAGCAGCAGATCCAACGCGAGCACCGCGCACGCGCGCTGGACCCTGACTTTCAAGCCGTCTACCGGCAGCACCGGCCGATGGTTGAACGCTCGATCGCATGGATGACTCGCGGCGCGAGACGAGTCCCTTACCGCGGCGTCGTGAAGAACCACGCCTGGTGGAACAACCGCGCCGCCGCGATCAACCTGAAACGACTCCTGAGCCTTGGCCTCACCAGCCAGAACGGGGTTTGGGCACTTGGCTGA
- a CDS encoding DUF4232 domain-containing protein, with amino-acid sequence MIHSTQGRPRRSAASRLCGTLLVMAAGTLTLSACGVPLIPTLEPSATPSGSSPATPTPTAAPPTAPPTGPSSGPAPQPSQTTTPQPSSKPPPPTPAACSTDQLTFGLQSRPFDSGMSSFFWDLSATNAGTQPCTVNGYPTVLLVSSGQPVGAASGLEPRAQPSLVRLDPGQSAFSLLHLTQAGAHGCPIVPVTELAVTPPNNDQSTRVATPNPIDGCNDATTQLVSTGAFAPAPVAF; translated from the coding sequence ATGATCCACTCCACGCAGGGTCGCCCGCGGCGATCGGCGGCGTCTCGGCTGTGCGGCACACTTCTGGTGATGGCCGCCGGCACGCTCACGCTGTCCGCCTGCGGAGTGCCGCTGATCCCGACCCTCGAGCCCTCTGCCACGCCGTCGGGAAGTAGCCCTGCCACACCCACGCCCACGGCGGCTCCCCCCACCGCGCCGCCCACGGGCCCCTCCTCCGGTCCCGCCCCCCAGCCCTCGCAGACGACCACTCCCCAACCGTCGAGCAAACCCCCGCCGCCGACACCGGCCGCCTGCAGCACCGACCAACTCACCTTCGGGCTGCAAAGCCGCCCGTTCGACAGCGGCATGAGCAGCTTCTTCTGGGATCTGAGCGCCACCAACGCCGGGACGCAACCCTGCACGGTGAACGGATACCCCACGGTGCTGCTGGTCTCGTCCGGACAGCCCGTCGGGGCCGCCTCCGGGTTGGAGCCCCGCGCACAGCCCTCGCTCGTGCGACTGGACCCGGGCCAGTCGGCCTTCAGTCTCCTGCACCTCACTCAGGCCGGTGCCCACGGCTGCCCGATCGTGCCCGTCACCGAACTGGCCGTGACCCCGCCCAACAACGACCAGTCCACCCGAGTGGCCACCCCCAACCCCATCGACGGCTGCAACGACGCCACCACCCAGCTCGTGAGCACCGGAGCCTTCGCCCCCGCCCCCGTAGCCTTCTAG
- a CDS encoding Gmad2 immunoglobulin-like domain-containing protein yields MVLRSARSAPRAGRKRRVLAVAALLVCVLAACAPGPRPESSGSASATSTPSTTAAGTPAPAATITLDSPMADAPVTVPVTIKGTASTADSKLVVDLLDADGQPLCVRHITATPGSGSSATWQTDLAFEPPDAEQDVTLRAYTQSAADGSAENIVERPLTLTAERPPIIITSPGCGDTVAPGGTLTVVGRALVPEAQFTLELRDASGAAVLTQDVMAADGTQESDFSATLDIPAGLSAGFYDLVGFDNSLKDGSEQYDFPVQLLVQ; encoded by the coding sequence ATGGTTCTGCGCAGCGCTCGATCGGCCCCGCGAGCCGGGCGGAAGCGGCGGGTTCTCGCCGTGGCCGCCCTGCTGGTTTGTGTGCTGGCCGCCTGTGCGCCCGGCCCCCGACCGGAATCGTCGGGGAGCGCATCCGCCACATCGACGCCGTCCACGACGGCCGCCGGCACGCCCGCACCGGCAGCGACCATCACCCTGGACAGCCCCATGGCCGACGCCCCGGTGACCGTTCCCGTCACGATCAAGGGCACTGCGAGCACCGCCGACTCGAAGCTCGTGGTCGACCTGCTGGATGCCGACGGTCAGCCCCTCTGTGTGCGGCACATCACCGCCACGCCGGGTTCCGGCTCCTCCGCCACCTGGCAGACCGACCTGGCGTTCGAGCCTCCGGATGCGGAGCAGGACGTCACGCTGCGGGCCTATACGCAGAGCGCCGCCGATGGCAGCGCTGAAAACATCGTCGAGCGTCCGCTCACCCTCACCGCGGAGCGCCCGCCGATCATCATCACCTCACCCGGATGCGGCGACACCGTCGCTCCGGGCGGCACGCTGACCGTGGTGGGCCGGGCCCTGGTGCCGGAGGCACAGTTCACCCTGGAGCTGCGCGACGCGTCCGGTGCCGCGGTGCTCACCCAGGACGTGATGGCGGCGGACGGGACCCAGGAGTCGGACTTCAGCGCCACGCTGGATATTCCGGCCGGACTCTCCGCCGGGTTCTACGACCTGGTCGGCTTCGACAACAGCCTGAAGGACGGCAGCGAACAGTACGACTTCCCGGTGCAGTTGCTGGTGCAATGA
- a CDS encoding metal ABC transporter permease, protein MIDLLGPLFTAFSLPFMARALVVLLALSLVAGIVGVLVNLRSLEFISDGLTHSIFPGIAIGFVWGGRDGLFLGAMIAAILAAVVLTLITRRAVSGDAAIAIVFTAMFSIGILVVSRQTNYAGQLEQLLFGRLLTVTPTEVTQTLVICALALLLVGLTLKQQVYRAFDPTAVAAAGYRPLLLDLLLNVAIALVVVAASSAVGNLLVLAVLIVPGAVARLITVRLWLLFPLAAGFAALCSWVGLALGFEASVAAGIDLPSGATVVLVLVAGYLLVLLVRVLADRMRRPADADAAESAPQTVRA, encoded by the coding sequence ATGATCGACCTGCTCGGCCCGCTTTTCACCGCGTTCTCGCTCCCGTTCATGGCGCGGGCGCTCGTGGTGCTGCTCGCACTCAGCCTCGTAGCCGGCATCGTGGGGGTGCTGGTCAACCTGCGCAGCCTCGAGTTCATCAGCGACGGGCTCACCCACTCGATCTTCCCCGGCATCGCGATCGGCTTCGTCTGGGGCGGCCGCGACGGTCTGTTCCTCGGGGCCATGATCGCCGCGATCCTCGCGGCCGTGGTGCTCACCCTGATCACCCGGCGCGCGGTCTCCGGCGACGCCGCCATCGCGATCGTGTTCACGGCGATGTTCAGCATCGGCATCCTCGTGGTCTCCCGGCAGACCAATTACGCCGGCCAGCTGGAACAACTGCTCTTCGGCCGGCTGCTCACGGTCACCCCCACCGAGGTCACGCAGACTCTGGTGATCTGCGCGCTCGCCCTGCTCCTGGTGGGCCTCACCCTCAAGCAGCAGGTCTACCGCGCCTTCGACCCCACCGCCGTGGCCGCGGCGGGCTACCGGCCGCTGCTGCTCGACCTGCTGCTCAACGTCGCCATCGCCCTGGTCGTCGTGGCCGCCTCCAGCGCCGTCGGTAACCTCCTGGTGCTCGCCGTGCTCATCGTGCCCGGCGCCGTGGCCCGGCTGATCACCGTGCGGCTCTGGCTGCTCTTCCCGCTCGCGGCGGGCTTCGCCGCGCTGTGCTCCTGGGTGGGCCTGGCGCTCGGCTTCGAAGCCTCGGTCGCCGCCGGCATCGACCTGCCCAGCGGCGCCACCGTCGTGCTGGTCCTCGTGGCCGGGTACCTGCTGGTGCTGCTGGTGCGGGTCCTGGCCGACCGGATGCGACGCCCCGCCGACGCCGATGCCGCCGAGTCAGCGCCCCAGACGGTGCGCGCCTGA
- the rpmB gene encoding 50S ribosomal protein L28, whose product MAATCQVTGAVPGFGHNISHSHRRTKRRFDPNVQTKKYFVPSLRRNVTLTLSAKGIKVIDARGIESVVKDLLARGEKI is encoded by the coding sequence ATGGCAGCAACCTGCCAGGTGACCGGAGCCGTTCCCGGCTTTGGACACAACATTTCGCACTCGCACCGGCGCACCAAGCGTCGCTTCGACCCGAACGTGCAGACCAAGAAGTACTTCGTGCCGTCGCTTCGCCGCAACGTCACGCTGACCCTCTCGGCAAAGGGCATCAAGGTTATTGATGCTCGCGGCATCGAGTCGGTTGTCAAGGACCTGCTCGCACGTGGGGAGAAAATCTAA
- a CDS encoding metal ABC transporter permease produces the protein MGYFEKALLAAVLIGALSGLVGTLVVLRRRTFFAQALTHATFPGAVAAAMLGISIPLGAAVASALIVGIMTALGRVRRQGSQVASGIMLTAGFALGVLLQALNPSLPVHVESYLVGSILTVTDGDVILAGTVLAVAVLAAVFLGKEILFSTFDRTGYRAAGYREWAIEALALVLIAATVVSVMPAVGAILAIALIAAPAAAARLLVHSAAHIALLAPVIGAGSGIVGVLLSRALDVAAGPAIALTAAACFLLALGARALVTRRSGVHQPARAGLRLDS, from the coding sequence ATGGGCTACTTCGAGAAGGCCCTCCTCGCCGCCGTGCTCATCGGCGCGCTCAGCGGCCTCGTCGGCACTCTCGTGGTGCTGCGCCGACGCACGTTCTTCGCCCAGGCGCTCACCCACGCCACCTTCCCCGGAGCGGTCGCCGCGGCGATGCTGGGCATCAGCATCCCCCTCGGTGCCGCGGTGGCCAGCGCCCTCATCGTGGGCATCATGACCGCGCTCGGCCGGGTGCGCCGCCAGGGCAGCCAGGTGGCCTCCGGGATCATGCTCACCGCCGGCTTCGCGCTCGGCGTGCTGCTGCAGGCACTCAATCCGTCGCTGCCCGTGCACGTGGAGTCCTACCTGGTGGGCTCGATCCTCACCGTGACCGACGGCGATGTGATCCTCGCCGGAACCGTGCTGGCCGTGGCCGTTCTCGCGGCGGTGTTCCTGGGCAAGGAGATCCTCTTCTCGACCTTCGACCGCACCGGCTACCGGGCGGCCGGGTACCGGGAATGGGCCATCGAGGCGCTCGCCCTGGTGCTGATCGCGGCCACCGTGGTCTCGGTGATGCCCGCCGTCGGCGCCATCCTGGCTATCGCGCTGATCGCCGCCCCCGCCGCTGCGGCCCGCCTTCTGGTGCACAGTGCCGCGCACATTGCGCTGCTGGCCCCGGTCATCGGCGCCGGCTCAGGCATCGTCGGAGTGCTGCTCTCCCGGGCCCTGGACGTGGCCGCCGGCCCGGCCATCGCACTCACCGCGGCCGCGTGCTTCCTCCTTGCCCTGGGGGCCCGCGCACTGGTCACGCGGCGCAGCGGAGTTCACCAGCCGGCCCGGGCCGGGCTACGGTTGGACTCATGA
- a CDS encoding cytochrome c oxidase assembly protein has product MPRYVRIIGPAALLLVAILATLAGLAYGGGADAQLLADPGAVVRWGLPVAKLLVNLGAAGTIGALVLTCFALSPREREFGTAIDLAAASAAFLTIASALTGFLTFLQVTNVTVSLDDRFSATVGQFFSQIAIGQAWLTTTLIAAAVTVLCFAVRNQTALVFVTVLALLSLLPMAQQGHSAGAEGHDAAITALGLHLVFAAVWLGGLLTVILLQRQLSPVRLREVMGRYSTLALVSFVVVAASGYVSAELRVGSWDKLLTGYGVLVLAKVAVLLVLGGFGVLQRRYLLRRMRTVTGTVDPWFWWLVVGEIAFMGLASGVAAALAKTATPVAQVVTTAIPTATPAQILTGEVLPPELTFARYFTEWNFDLAWVLFCAFGIFFYLAGVVRLRRRGDTWPLHRTILWVAGLITLFYITNGGVNVYEKYLFSTHMLAHMALTMLVPVLLVPGAPVTLAARAIRMRRDGSRGPREWILLAVHSKFAGIISNPLVAAVLFAGSLWVFYYTSLFSWATTDHIGHQWMIVHFLITGYLFVQSLIGIDPVPYRLPYTFRLLLLLGTMAFHAFFGLALMTGTGLLLADWYGAMGRDWGISALADQQAGGGIAWSVGEIPTIALAIIVAIQWGRSDDKETKRRDRNADRTNEAELNEYNDRLARLAAHDR; this is encoded by the coding sequence GTGCCCCGTTACGTTCGTATCATCGGGCCGGCAGCGCTGCTGCTGGTCGCCATTCTGGCGACTCTGGCGGGACTCGCCTACGGCGGTGGGGCGGACGCCCAACTCCTCGCCGACCCAGGCGCCGTCGTGCGCTGGGGGCTGCCGGTGGCCAAGCTCCTGGTCAACCTCGGCGCGGCCGGCACCATCGGCGCCCTGGTGCTCACCTGTTTCGCCCTGAGCCCGCGGGAACGGGAGTTCGGCACCGCGATCGACCTTGCCGCCGCGTCGGCCGCGTTCCTCACCATCGCTTCCGCGCTCACCGGCTTCCTCACCTTCCTGCAGGTGACCAACGTCACCGTGAGCCTCGACGACAGGTTCAGCGCCACGGTGGGCCAATTCTTCAGCCAGATCGCCATTGGACAGGCTTGGCTCACCACCACGCTCATCGCCGCGGCCGTGACCGTGCTGTGCTTCGCCGTGCGCAACCAGACCGCCCTGGTCTTCGTCACGGTGCTGGCGTTGCTGTCGTTGCTGCCGATGGCCCAGCAGGGCCACTCCGCGGGCGCGGAGGGCCACGACGCCGCGATCACGGCGCTCGGACTGCACCTGGTCTTCGCCGCCGTCTGGCTGGGTGGCCTGCTCACGGTCATCCTGCTGCAGCGTCAGCTGAGCCCAGTGCGCCTGCGCGAAGTCATGGGCCGCTACTCCACCCTCGCCCTGGTGAGCTTCGTCGTCGTTGCGGCGTCCGGATACGTCAGCGCCGAACTGCGCGTGGGCAGCTGGGACAAACTGCTCACCGGCTACGGCGTCCTGGTGCTGGCCAAGGTCGCCGTGCTGCTGGTGCTGGGCGGCTTCGGCGTTCTGCAGCGCCGCTACCTACTCCGCCGGATGCGCACCGTCACCGGCACCGTCGACCCCTGGTTCTGGTGGCTCGTGGTGGGCGAGATCGCGTTTATGGGCCTGGCCAGCGGGGTCGCCGCCGCCCTGGCCAAGACCGCCACCCCGGTGGCGCAGGTGGTCACCACGGCCATCCCCACGGCCACGCCCGCACAGATCCTCACGGGTGAGGTGCTGCCGCCCGAGCTCACGTTCGCCCGGTACTTCACCGAGTGGAATTTCGACCTCGCCTGGGTGTTGTTCTGCGCCTTCGGCATCTTCTTCTATCTCGCCGGTGTGGTGCGGCTGCGTCGGCGTGGCGACACGTGGCCCCTGCACCGCACCATCCTCTGGGTGGCCGGGCTGATCACCCTGTTCTACATCACCAACGGCGGCGTCAACGTGTACGAGAAGTACCTCTTCTCCACGCACATGCTCGCCCACATGGCCCTGACGATGCTCGTGCCGGTGCTGCTGGTGCCTGGCGCTCCGGTCACTCTCGCGGCCCGCGCCATCCGGATGCGCCGCGACGGCAGCCGAGGCCCACGCGAGTGGATCCTGCTGGCCGTGCACTCCAAGTTCGCCGGCATCATCTCCAACCCACTCGTGGCCGCGGTGCTCTTCGCCGGCTCGCTCTGGGTGTTCTACTACACCTCCCTGTTCAGCTGGGCGACGACCGACCACATCGGCCACCAGTGGATGATCGTGCACTTCCTGATCACCGGGTACCTGTTCGTGCAGTCGCTGATCGGCATCGACCCGGTGCCGTACCGCCTGCCGTACACCTTCCGGCTGCTGCTGCTGCTGGGCACCATGGCCTTCCACGCGTTCTTCGGCCTGGCCCTGATGACCGGCACCGGCCTGCTCCTGGCGGACTGGTACGGCGCCATGGGCCGGGACTGGGGCATCAGCGCCCTGGCCGACCAGCAGGCCGGCGGTGGCATCGCCTGGAGCGTGGGCGAGATCCCCACCATCGCTCTGGCCATCATCGTGGCCATCCAGTGGGGCCGCAGCGACGACAAGGAAACCAAACGTCGCGACCGCAACGCGGACCGCACGAATGAAGCCGAACTCAACGAGTACAACGACCGCCTGGCCCGGCTGGCTGCGCACGACCGCTGA
- a CDS encoding HU family DNA-binding protein: MADKSLNKTELVAKVAADSGQSQAAVDGVLNAFFATLADTVANDGKVTIPGWLGVERTATAARTGRNPQTGEEIAIAAGHRVKLTAGSKLKAAAK; this comes from the coding sequence ATGGCTGACAAGTCGCTGAACAAGACCGAGCTCGTTGCCAAGGTTGCCGCAGACTCTGGCCAGAGCCAGGCTGCTGTCGACGGCGTTCTGAACGCTTTCTTTGCAACCCTCGCCGACACCGTTGCTAACGACGGCAAGGTCACCATCCCGGGATGGCTCGGCGTCGAGCGCACCGCGACGGCTGCTCGCACCGGCCGCAACCCGCAGACCGGCGAAGAGATCGCCATTGCTGCCGGCCACCGCGTCAAGCTGACCGCTGGCAGCAAGCTCAAGGCTGCCGCCAAGTAG
- the rpmG gene encoding 50S ribosomal protein L33, with protein MAKAQDVRPIIKLRSTAGTGYTYVTKKNRRNNPDRLVLKKYDPVVRKHVDFREER; from the coding sequence ATGGCTAAGGCTCAGGACGTACGTCCGATCATCAAGCTGCGTTCGACGGCAGGAACCGGTTACACCTACGTGACCAAGAAGAACCGTCGCAACAACCCCGACCGACTCGTGCTCAAGAAGTACGACCCCGTAGTGCGCAAGCACGTTGACTTCCGTGAGGAGCGCTAA
- a CDS encoding Fur family transcriptional regulator, protein MKRNTWQREAVRTELGRAEGFVSAQGLHAALHATGSPIGLATVYRALGDLAVEGDADSLQSPDGESLYRACTTTEHHHHLICRNCGLTVEIEVDAIENWATAVAAEHGFTEAAHVVDVFGLCAACTALASVRPNP, encoded by the coding sequence ATGAAGCGAAACACCTGGCAGCGAGAGGCCGTGCGCACCGAGCTCGGCCGGGCCGAGGGCTTCGTCAGCGCCCAGGGTCTACACGCCGCCCTGCACGCCACCGGATCTCCGATCGGCCTCGCCACGGTCTACCGCGCCCTGGGCGACCTCGCCGTGGAGGGCGACGCCGACTCCCTGCAATCCCCCGACGGCGAGAGCCTCTACCGGGCCTGCACCACCACCGAGCACCACCACCACCTGATCTGCCGCAACTGCGGGCTCACGGTCGAGATCGAGGTGGACGCCATCGAGAACTGGGCCACCGCTGTGGCCGCCGAACACGGCTTCACCGAGGCCGCGCACGTCGTGGATGTCTTCGGCCTCTGCGCCGCCTGCACTGCGCTTGCATCGGTGCGCCCGAACCCGTAG
- a CDS encoding ATP-dependent RecD-like DNA helicase produces MTALPNEIPLSREQAEVFAAIEGTKQNVFVTGRAGTGKSTLLNHLSWNTSKQIVIAAPTGVAALNVGGQTLHSLFRLPIGVIADHAIDQNDQLRKLLNTIDTVVIDEVSMVNADLMDAIDRSLRQARQRPHDTFGGVQIVLFGDPYQLAPVPGDPEERAYFADTYRSMWFFDAKVWQSAELKIFELTEIHRQHDAGFKTMLNAVRYGQVTPEIGGALNGAGARTPPSEGVITLATRNDAVNRINAAALKRLSGKSLSAKAEVTGDFGGRTYPADEVLELKVGAQVMFLRNDNPLDGGPRWVNGTIGTVTRVDSTVYVDIDGTTHEVEPTVWEKFKYTYNAATKKLSKDVVAEFTQFPLRLAWAVTIHKSQGATYERAIVDLGTRVFSPGQTYVALSRLTSLNGLYLTRPLRPSDIIVDENVLRFMEGLRVTPPSSARRLLIYRGV; encoded by the coding sequence GTGACCGCGCTTCCGAACGAGATTCCGCTTTCACGCGAACAGGCCGAGGTATTCGCTGCCATCGAGGGCACAAAACAGAACGTCTTCGTCACCGGCCGCGCCGGAACCGGTAAGTCGACGCTGCTCAACCACCTCTCCTGGAACACCAGCAAGCAGATCGTCATCGCGGCGCCCACCGGTGTCGCCGCGCTCAACGTGGGCGGTCAGACCCTGCACTCGCTGTTCCGGTTGCCGATCGGTGTGATCGCCGACCACGCCATCGACCAGAACGACCAGCTGCGGAAGCTCCTCAACACCATCGACACCGTGGTGATCGACGAGGTCTCCATGGTCAACGCCGACCTGATGGACGCCATCGACCGCAGCCTGCGGCAGGCAAGACAGCGCCCGCACGACACCTTCGGCGGCGTGCAGATCGTGCTCTTCGGTGACCCGTACCAGCTGGCGCCGGTGCCGGGCGACCCGGAGGAGCGCGCCTACTTCGCCGACACCTACCGTTCGATGTGGTTCTTCGACGCGAAGGTGTGGCAGAGCGCCGAGTTGAAGATCTTCGAGCTCACCGAGATCCACCGCCAGCACGACGCCGGATTCAAGACCATGCTCAATGCCGTGCGATACGGCCAGGTGACCCCTGAGATCGGCGGCGCGCTCAACGGCGCGGGGGCCCGCACGCCGCCGTCCGAGGGCGTCATCACGCTGGCGACCCGCAACGATGCGGTGAACCGCATCAACGCGGCCGCGCTCAAACGACTCTCCGGCAAGTCGCTCTCGGCCAAGGCCGAGGTGACCGGCGACTTCGGCGGGCGTACCTACCCGGCCGACGAGGTCCTCGAGCTCAAGGTGGGCGCCCAGGTGATGTTCCTGCGTAACGACAACCCGCTGGACGGCGGTCCGCGTTGGGTGAACGGCACCATCGGCACCGTGACACGGGTCGATTCCACCGTCTACGTGGACATCGACGGCACCACCCACGAGGTGGAGCCCACGGTGTGGGAGAAGTTCAAATACACCTACAACGCGGCCACGAAAAAACTCAGCAAGGATGTCGTGGCCGAGTTCACCCAGTTCCCGCTTCGGCTGGCCTGGGCGGTCACCATTCACAAGTCCCAGGGCGCCACCTACGAGCGGGCAATCGTGGACCTGGGCACGCGGGTGTTCAGCCCGGGGCAGACCTACGTGGCCCTGAGCCGGCTCACCAGCCTGAACGGGCTCTACCTCACCCGGCCTCTGCGTCCCAGTGACATCATCGTGGACGAGAACGTCCTCCGTTTCATGGAGGGCCTGCGCGTCACGCCCCCATCGAGCGCTAGGAGACTGCTGATTTATCGGGGCGTTTAA
- the rpsN gene encoding 30S ribosomal protein S14, protein MAKKSMIAKNNQRKVIVERYAAKRLELKKALVDPAGTDESREEARKGLQKLPRNASPVRLRNRDAVDGRPRGHLSKFGISRVRFRDMAHRGELPGITKSSW, encoded by the coding sequence ATGGCGAAGAAGAGCATGATTGCCAAGAACAACCAGCGCAAGGTCATCGTTGAGCGTTACGCCGCGAAGCGCCTCGAGCTGAAGAAGGCTCTTGTCGACCCGGCCGGCACCGACGAGTCCCGCGAAGAGGCTCGCAAGGGCCTCCAGAAGCTGCCCCGCAACGCCTCGCCGGTTCGCCTGCGCAACCGCGACGCGGTTGACGGTCGTCCCCGTGGCCACCTCTCCAAGTTCGGCATCTCGCGCGTACGTTTCCGCGACATGGCGCACCGCGGCGAGCTGCCCGGCATCACCAAGTCCAGCTGGTAA